The Epilithonimonas zeae genome contains a region encoding:
- a CDS encoding cyclic nucleotide-binding domain-containing protein: MSDYFSFLKQQPSGIKTQALEECILWSISYPDLNELYSRNETGLRIGKAIPEILFLRKQQDQINLLTLSPEECYLNLINQRPEIFQRTPLKIIASYLGLTAESLIRLIKRVTGK, encoded by the coding sequence ATGAGCGATTATTTTTCTTTCCTCAAACAGCAACCTTCAGGCATTAAAACACAAGCATTAGAAGAATGTATATTATGGTCGATCAGCTATCCAGACCTCAATGAACTCTATTCCCGGAATGAGACAGGATTAAGGATTGGTAAAGCAATCCCCGAAATATTGTTCCTGCGAAAACAACAGGATCAGATCAATCTTCTGACACTGAGTCCGGAGGAATGTTATCTCAACCTCATCAATCAGCGTCCTGAAATTTTCCAGCGTACACCTCTCAAAATTATCGCTTCTTACCTGGGATTAACTGCGGAAAGTCTTATCCGCCTCATAAAAAGAGTTACCGGGAAGTAA
- a CDS encoding CPBP family intramembrane glutamic endopeptidase, which translates to MFVFCIVPVVLIGKVSYIQQGQFPFMLLFTVLVYGLLEEIGWRGFLQEQLKNLPKLQSIIIITVLWFIWHLNFEFTDSNMIFLGVLFLGTWGIGKVYNNTYSLLAVAGFHSRNNFFRNGLHQTELILIVILLVIWIIYL; encoded by the coding sequence TTGTTTGTTTTCTGCATTGTTCCGGTCGTTCTCATTGGAAAAGTCAGCTATATTCAACAGGGACAATTTCCTTTTATGCTTCTTTTCACAGTTTTGGTGTATGGTTTATTGGAAGAGATCGGTTGGCGTGGATTTTTACAGGAACAATTGAAAAATCTGCCGAAACTTCAAAGCATCATCATTATCACTGTTTTATGGTTTATCTGGCATCTGAATTTTGAATTCACAGATTCCAATATGATTTTTCTTGGTGTCTTGTTTTTAGGTACGTGGGGAATCGGCAAAGTATATAATAATACCTATTCATTACTGGCTGTAGCCGGATTTCATTCGCGGAATAATTTTTTCAGAAATGGTCTTCATCAGACGGAATTGATCTTAATTGTCATCTTATTGGTGATTTGGATTATATATTTATGA